The Vigna unguiculata cultivar IT97K-499-35 chromosome 11, ASM411807v1, whole genome shotgun sequence genomic sequence ttataaatatacttttattttgtttattaaattaatagcattacaatatcatcaattattaatataattcaaaaaatgcgtacaggcgcgatagcgcctgtgtttacactagtaattaagaatattaattgatttttcattttttaattctataatttcctttatcatatttaatataaaaataagtttaatcaATCAATATCCAtcaaattattatgttttaaagatttttcaagttttaagtatttttctttcaaaagtatacaatttaataactttaatttcttaacactaaataaaaaaatcaaaatttttttcacatattttaaagtGTTCAAATCTACTTTGAATGGTGGTAACTGCTTTATCTACAATGTACAAAAAGTAatcaattctaaaatatttttggagaagttttataatttcattctcaatattttcattaaattgtttctttttgcGATTAATACATTTTTTGCAAAACTTAGGATCTATATCCATTCCAAAAGCAATTTTCTTAACATAAATCAatgcattttcaaattcattttctctATACTTTTGAAATCCTTGGCACAACAACATGAGACTCGAGGAATGGAATTTGTCAAAACCCtcaaaagaaaaactcattGAGGTAATATTCAAGGAAGAAAATAAGGAGTCCAATAGTAGAATCAGTAGATGAAAAGTCACTCTTAGATAAGAGAAGAAGATAGAAATCAAAATTgatcattacaaaaataaagataactaaCCACTCCTTTCAtcctaaacaaaattatgatttattgaaaaaagttattaactcattaaatatcatttttaataccaatgaaaattaattgtcactcataataatttaattaaattttattatcaaacataattttataattaatttaataggggtatattagtactaaaaaaatgttggagGCTTTTTTGTCTTGGAGGCCTAAGGCAAGGGTTTTACCTACTTGGACCTTAAGTCAACCCTTAAGCcaacataatttataaaacacaaTGTAAAGGATAATCAATGCATgaaataaaaagagtaaaattcttcttttttcaattatGTAGACTTTTTACATGGTATCAAAGTATTTTATGGTTTAATTCATCGtgatcttttatttatttgcatcTTCATTACCGCTTCCTTCCGTACGGATCCTCCCTCCTAGAGtaattcttgattttttttccaaCCCCTAATTCACTATTAGTGATGATAGCCTTGAATTCATCTTGTTCCAATCAAATTGGATGGATCCAATTATCATTCTTGGTTCCACGATATTTATACCGCTTTTCGGTCgaagaaaaaatttcaattcattaATGGTACTCTTCTTCGCCCACCACTTGGCTTTGCCCTGTTTGAACATTGGGATCAATGTAACTTCATTGTCGTGTCATGGCTCATTCTTCATTTTATTGATGTAACTATTGCTCCATGTGTTCATTGGATGGACACTACAATTGGAATTTGAAATCCTTTGCTAAAAAGATACTATCATGGAGACATTTTTCGCATCTCATATATTAAAGAAGAAACCTACGTTTTCTATCAAGGTCATCTCAATAAAACTACATATTTCACTCAATCGAATAATCTTTGGCAAGATGACGAGTGAGGCGGGTTGGGCTGCATAGGTCACATTGTGTAGATTTCTCGCAAAATGTGTTTATTGCTTATGATGCATCGAATTATACCAGTATTGCAtgaatttgtaattaattaagtttGCTTTCAAAATGGTCTTTAGTTTTccttattattttagttatatacatatgttatgaaaattttaacaaGCTtgtagaaattataaaattgtgaatattacttattttaaaaacataggcttataaaatttattacttctattaatttaattaactaaaaataaagttattaaaatctTGCACTCTGATATTTTGCATGCTATAACTGAGGGagaaaattacaaaacaaaattttttacaatGGTCAGCTCGCAATCCCGTGGGCCATATCTTATGTAGGGTAGGTTAGAGAAATTAGCCTGTATTTCTTGTACTGAACGAGCCAAAACGAGGTGGGGCAGTCCGCGTTTCCATCTTTAGCCTTCATTTCTTGCGAGATTAAGTGTTCCTACAATCTTTTTCCTATTGTACATTCTTATTATGATGGTCATTGTGTTCTTCGATTTCTAAAAGGGCTTAATGAATAATACTTTGTTGTTCATTCCAAAATTATGATGATACAGCCTTTACCAGATCTTGATCATACTTTCTCTCTTCTCATTCAAGAAAAATGTAAATCGGTGTCTAGATTGATGATCATCAAACTATgacttcatttttttccttcacaCGAGGATGTGATGGTTCTAGTCTTTACTCTTAGTCTTCCTCCACTTCCAGCATTGGTCGCAATTGTGGCCATGATCGTGGCTACCCTGGAGATACTATTGAAACTTTTTATTAGAAACATGGATTCTCTCCTTACttgcaaaattttattttgctcATAGTGTTCAAACACTTGAAAATATTGATGAAGGTGATGATCCAAATATTGCTCCTTCTTCGACAGGTGTATCTTTTGTTCTAACTTCGGCTCTAACTCTTGAGCAACATTAAACCTTAATGACTCTTTTGCAACaatcaaatttgaattattgTAAACAAAACCTCGGGTATTGTTGCACTTTGGCCAGCTTATTTTTTAAGGATATTTAGATCATTAGGTGCTTCAACTCATGTTTGTAAAAACTTGCCCCTGTTTCAAACTCAAAAAACACATCACTCCCATTCATGTTAGACTACCTAATGGTGTTGAAATTCAAACCAATATTTTTGGCACAATTCTTTTCTCTATATCTCTTTTTATTAGTAATGTGTTTTTAACTTTGAATCTTATTTAAGTTTCTCAACTAATTTGTGTCTTACcttataagttttctttttctcttcatgATTGTCATATTTGGGATCCAAGCTCCATGAAGATGATTAGCATAGTTGAAGCTCAACATGGTCATTATACAATGAGATATTGGCCCAAAATCATTTTACATAATGTAAATGATTTTTTCTCTTACACAAGTCACCTTTTCGTATTTTAGCTTTGGCCACCCTTCCCATGATAATCTTTGTATTTTGAAACAATTGTAGCCATTCATTGAATGTAATGAAACTAATTTGTCCTGTGATTTTTGTCATttctctaaataaaaaatttattgtttccTTATGAATTATTTGACCTTGTACATCTTGACATTTGGGATTCTATTGTTATACCTTATGAATTCCTTACTTGGATTTatcctataaaataaaataaaaacattggtTTGTTAGTGTAGTCTTTTGTCACTTTTATTCAAACACAGTTTCATAAAACCATTAAAATTCTTCACACGGACAATGGTCCTTAATATAACCTCTCCAATTTCTACAATGAAAAAGAGATCATCATCAAATTCCTCAACAAATTGGCCTAGCCAAACGCAAATATCAACATGTTTTAAATGTTACTAGGtcattattgtttcattttggTTTACCACACTATGTTTGGAGTTATGTTGTCGCTACAATTGTTCGCTTGATTAACTGAATACCTTCAACCATCGACTATAAGTCATCTTGTTTTGTGTTATAcaaaaaattcttaattttttttttacatttaagtGTATTTGGTTATCTCGTTTTTGCTTCGTCTATTACTtctcacaaaaaataaaaatattccaaAGCACCTAAATGCATTTTTTGGGGCTATTGGAGAGGTGTTAAAGGTTTTGTTTTATATGATTtacaaaatatagttttttttcaaGACATGTacaattttgtgaaaatattttttctcataAACAATCATATGGCCCTCCTTTACCCTTCACCTTCTCTAAGCCACATCCTATTCAACCTACTCGGTTTAATGACATTTTTTCTCTATCACCTATTGACATTATCCTTTCTTTTGAACCTGAATCTGTTTCTAACTTTGCCTTACATACTATTCCTACCCAATCAATAACTTCtctttaacaaataaaatctcAATGACCCACCAAGCTTCCTAGTTATTTGAAAGATTATCATTGAGCATTGGCTAGCGCTTGATCTACATCATCTCCTTCTATGGTTAGGTATCCTAtctctaattatttattgtatgaTAATCTTTCCCTTCTTGCAAACACTTAcgtctatttattttttgtgtttcttAACTCTCAACATACCAAGAGGCTATTAAATTTGATTGTTGGAAAGAAGCTCTCCAGATTAAATTGCTTGCTTTACACATGAATCACATTTGGACTTTGACACGTTTGCCTAAAGGAAAGTGATAGGTGTTAAGACTAAGTAAATTTTCCATTTGAAATTGACATTTATCATGTATCAAATGATGCTAGTTGTGTATAAAACAAACCTCCTTAGCTTAAGATACAAAATGATGTAGTGAGAATTAGAGTTTTATGAATTgtaatgatattttgttgttttgcaatgaatataagagaaaaaaacaagtaTGCATCTGAGCCACAGTCACTAGTGCTAAGCCATGGAAGTAGAAAAGATAGGATaacatattttgactttttggcTGAGCACAAGAAATGATCTAAGCTTATAAGGAAACATTCTTTGCAAGGAAATCTGGAGCATAAATTCGTGAGGCTGAGTAGCCAAGAAAACTCTCCCAAGAGGGAAAGGTCAAGTGCTAAGCACTTGCACAAGGGCATAAACTGAGAAGGAAATCCACTTGTGAAGAAATCCTTGTGGTTGAGCACCAAAAGTTAGGTTGAGCACTGCccaaaaatttttataaataaatacctCATGTCTTCATTCTAGGCATTGAGTATAGTGTAGAAATGTAGTAGTAGAAGAGAATAGGGTCTAAGGCTTAAGGAAATGCTCTTAGTGTAAATCTTATGTGTAGATGTTGTTGAAATTGCATTGTAATATTCTATGAGTAGTTGAACTCCCTTGTGTCCAAGTTTGATGTTATCAATTCTAATTCTATACATTTCTAATTTTTGggtatttatctttgctttcatttaattgtttgtggtttgatttatgtttaatcatgacttgatcactcatcTTATTTCACCGGTTTGGATTAAGTAGGAAGACTAGTCTCAACTTGTGTGGATGAATTGACAACTCATCATATTTCATTGGTTTGGATGGAGTGAAACACTGATCTCAAACTGAGGTCCAATCAAACCTCTATACATGTACTAAATGCTTCATTGGATACTAGAGGGGATGCTAGATGAAAGAGTCTTGCACATTAAAGTAATGATTCATTCAACTGGAGTTGAGGAATCACATTGGGTTTGAAGTCCTTAGGTTCTAGTGATTCAAGGATGAACCTAGATCTACATAGAAAGAGTACTCCCAAGACATTGAATGATTTACATAGTAAGTAAACAAGATGGTAGTGATGTAGTAGAAGAAGACGAGATGAAATCAAATCATAGGTCGTACTCCACTCAATCTAATTATTACTATCTGTTTTTGCATGCACTCTCTATCCaaatcaaaaaaaccaaaaactCACTATCAACATAATTGCTAAATCCTTGTGGATACAACACTTGTTGATGCTACTAGGTACTAGTGCACTTGTCAGGAAATGGTTGTTGAGAAACAATCATCAGAAAGAAAACCACATACTGCAAATggaattttaaaatcaaacacATGGCAAATGGGTTAAAAGAAAGGTACAAGGCTCTTTTAGTTGCACATGGTTTCACTCAAATGGAAGATATTGTTTTCCATGATACCTTTAGCCTTGTTGTTAAAATGACTACCATAAGATTGTTTTTGCTATTGTTGTTGTTCAACATTACACTTAGAATAACTAGACGTTAACACAACATTTTTACACGGTGATCTGAATAAGACAATTTATATGAAACCTCCTACTATGTTTAAGCTTTCATATCCTAATTTGCTTTGCAAGCTCACCAAATCGTTATATGGTCTTCGCTAAGCTGGTAGATAGTTGAATTTTAAGCTTTATAATACTCTTGTTGCATTGTAATTATTGCTTATTCACCAAGTAGACCCACATTGGTTTCACAATTGCACTCACTTATGTGGATGATTTGATTCTTGCAAGGTCTGACATATATGAAATAAACTAGATCAAAcctttgttaaataaaaaaattggcatTAAGGATCTTGGATCTTTAAGAGTTTTCCTAGGATTTGAAATTTCTCAAtcttctatatatttttctcttaattagAGAAAATATGCTTTTGATCTCTTGCAAGATGTTGGATTATTAGCATCCAAACCGTTTTGAACTCCTATGGCATTCCCTCAAACTTTCTAATATTGTTGGATTATCTCTTCCTAATGCTTCCATCTATCGTAGACTCATTGAGCAAATGATTTATCTCACTAATTCTGGACTAAGCATTAGCTTCATAGTCAACGAGCTTAGTCATTTTCTCAGCACACCTACTTCCCAACATATGCAAGTTGCTTTTTGTGTTCTTTGATATATCAAAGGCGTTGCACAAGACCTTTTATTTCCTACTCAGACTCCTTTTCAACTTATCGATTTTTCTGATTCAGACTAAGGAGCATGTCGTGATACACAAAAATATGTAATTGACTTTTGCTTCTCTCtttatttagttttgatttcaTGGAAATTCAAAAAGCAAAACACTATCTCAAGATCTTCTCCTCTGGAGCTTAATATAAAGCGTAGTGGTAAGTGTACCTTCTTCAAGATTTTGGCATTCATATCACTTGTTGAGTTGAACGAACTAAGCACATTGAACTTGATTGTCACTTGGTGTGTGTGAGAAAATTCAATCTAACTTACTACGTCTAATTCACATTCCTTCTAAGGATAAACTAACCTTCTTGCTCCAAGACCTTTTGAATACCTTGTGTCCAAGCTTGGAATAATTAACTTCTATTCCAGCTTGTCTAGACATGTTGTTAGGTATATTTCCTGGCTAGTTAGTTTACTACCATTTTTGGTTAGCGGTTAAAAATATGTGTATGTTGTAAGAGGTAGTAGACTTagttgtcatatatatatataacaacacaatgaaataaataatcagtgtaaaaataaataaataaaaactgtTAAAATTCACTTCATTCAATTTTGTTGTAGAGTTttcacaattattttataaacattgtTTTGATAGCCAACAATAATGTATGTGTAAAGACActtcaataataatacaaaattcatattaatttaatttaatgagtTATATCTGCTTTTCACAAGTTAATAAGGATTGAATGTTCAAAAAACCAATTTCCTAGcttgatcaatttttttgtttaatctgACCTGTATTAGTTGTATGAATATATTTAGCGGACAGAACCAGAATCACACTGGCATAAGGAAATGCTTGAAATACCACGAGCTGCTATTGGTCTTCTTGAACTTTCTTATTTGAACAACACacattgttataattttataggtTCTACTTCCTCTTGTTGTGGTCTTTTTCATACTGAAAAGGaaagtttttttcttaataaaagaGATAATATACATACTTGACTGGAATATGAAAATTCCCAAACACAAGTTTCAGATATTCTTCTGCGGGTGTAGGTTCCCTTCATGGCTGGTCAAAAATTTTGGTTGGTTAGTTGCCATTTGTACGTCTAGTAAAATTGTTTCGTTATCGTTTCAATATTTGGGCTGTGCTATGTAATGGTGATCAATTTTAGATTGAATTACAAATCTAAACCAAAACACAGTCCTAGTACAAGTTGAGTTAAATTAACCAACCAAATTCTTTTAAAAGGTTGAAAAAAAATGGATGACACATAAGTTGATATGTCAGaaataaaaactacaaataaTGTAAATGTTCTATAGATAAGTATTCAAATTGATAATCTGCACTAAATAAGTGGGGTCAAGGCCAAGTAACTTGGTTTAATTACACTGGTCCAGCTAAGATACAGTTGTTTAATCCTAATATCAGTAAGGAGCACATCAACCCCACAAAACAAAATCATGGAAGTGACAAACTATCCTTCCAAAGAGGAAATTTATTGCAATTGCACCAAACTTGTTCTCTAGACAAATTGAAAATGATGTTCTGAATGAACAAAACACAACACATAATGGAATAGAAATACTGTGACAGAAAGCGGCAGCTTATTGGGCATTACAACCCACAAATCAACGTATCAATATCCAGTGCACCAAAACAGAAGGGATAAACTGTGAAAACAGAAAGCATGACAAGAATACAACATACCAAGGCAATAGATGCATACTGAAACAATGAAGTAAAGGAATGAACTTTGTACTTAACAGCCTCTCACAGAGCTCCAAAATTCCCCTCGCTACGACTCTTGCGCATGGAGAGCTCTGGGGTCGCGTTCGATACTTTGGTGGGAGCTTCAAAATGCTGGCGAGTGTGGGTTGGTGTTGGTGCTTTGGTTCTAGATGGTGGCAGGTGAGCTTGCTTGCCTCTGGATACTTTTGGTGAATCCACAGTTCTGCGAACATGAGTGGAAGTGGCCACTGATCTCCGTGAGCCAACACCACCTTGGCTGGTTTTCCTTGTGGTCTTGCGATCCGACCTAAGGCCGCGATCAAACTGATGGGAATTCATTCCTAGCCGAACCGACCGTTCTGCTCCATCCTTCAAAGTGCTCACTTTGATAGGCTGCCGATTGTAGTAGACGAGATGGGGTAGAAGGCCCTGCAGATACTTCTTCATCTGTTCATCTCCAACGTTTTTCTGGGCAGGGTTCCCATCCAAGTTGATAGCTTGCAAAGAATTATAGTTGGCTGCAAGTTGGCCTAGACATTTGGCTGTTGAAATCTTGTTGAAACGGAGATCCAGGATGCTTAGTTTCAAGAGACGGTGCAGACCCTCCACTTCGCTGATCTTGTTTCCAGCCAGGTAGAGCTCTTTCAGAGATGGACAGGATGCAAGGCCTTTGCAGATGAGGAAAAGATTGGATGTTAATAATAATGGCATCAACATGTTATTTCTATAAGAAGTTCTATGAATAAGAAACTTGAGATGTAATCCAGAATTTGTTTTACCATGTCCAATTCTTAATATACGGTTGTAACTGAGGTCTAGGACACGAAGCCTTGTAAGTTCGCGTAATCCTTCAATAGTGGAGATCTTGTTTCTGGACAAATTCAGTGCGTGAAGTCCACGGGGAAGAGCACCCGCAGTTATCCTCACTGAAAAGGAGAATTCAGAACATGATAACTGGATTAAGTACTGCCAGTTTGAAGGAAACcgataatgaaaataaagaaattatactACTAACCGATGGCATTTCCAGACAAATTGAGCACTTTCAAACTCACAAATGCACTCAAAAAGGGGATCACAACCAACCCATGATTAGCCAGTTGAGCAGTAGTGGCATTAGGACCCAGAGAAGATATATATCTTTTAGCAGCATCCATTCCTGGAGAGGCCTTGTGATCTACAATGGCAGCAGTCACACCATTTACTGCGTTAACATCATCTAAAGGCTCAACAACTTCAGGCAATTCTTCATTTGTTTCCTCTCCAGGTGGTCCACAATGCTGCAGACCAATAACCCAATCTTCAATGCGCTTAATCTTGAAATCCTTGTTAGGAAATTCAACCGAGGAATCTCCTTGAAGGGTTTTGGAATCAATTGTATCATATGTCAATGGCATTACCCAGTCTTTTGCTGAACCAGTAATCAGATAAGAATCGAAACCATCATCAAAGAGGTTGTCCATATGACCATCTTCAGTTTTTCCCATGTCATTCTCTCTTTCTTGATCTCCCCTTATTTGATCATCAAAGTCGTTGATGAATTCCTCTTTCTGCCTCATGCTTAAAGCATGAAGATCATCACAGGATCTTGACAATGCACGTCTAAAAGCATCTTTTTCAGCAGAAAGTATAGAAGCTCTGATATTGGGTGAAGAATGCGACTTCCTTAGTGATACGCTACCAGGAACAGAAGTTTGGTCAGGAATGTCACCAACATACTCACAAGATAAAGGAGTGTCAGAAATTTCACGGGCATCTTTATCTGAAGGTGTTGGG encodes the following:
- the LOC114168625 gene encoding uncharacterized protein LOC114168625 isoform X1 produces the protein MFRFSCFHANVHGNKTKKTVQPSTEVMLKTYQDVAQSQRRKDSSNSPSAYSPLLKEQVDQKIDVTGSHISNWDSVERSCRSEDMSSKFSFENDSQVNQTRPLMKKSQSLQSVLDQGIRDGDEDLGLSCDDGKSPMESTMSTSKKYHNGNPIDQCGSNPNVASSGFANDASLFSIGDPTPSDKDAREISDTPLSCEYVGDIPDQTSVPGSVSLRKSHSSPNIRASILSAEKDAFRRALSRSCDDLHALSMRQKEEFINDFDDQIRGDQERENDMGKTEDGHMDNLFDDGFDSYLITGSAKDWVMPLTYDTIDSKTLQGDSSVEFPNKDFKIKRIEDWVIGLQHCGPPGEETNEELPEVVEPLDDVNAVNGVTAAIVDHKASPGMDAAKRYISSLGPNATTAQLANHGLVVIPFLSAFVSLKVLNLSGNAIVRITAGALPRGLHALNLSRNKISTIEGLRELTRLRVLDLSYNRILRIGHGLASCPSLKELYLAGNKISEVEGLHRLLKLSILDLRFNKISTAKCLGQLAANYNSLQAINLDGNPAQKNVGDEQMKKYLQGLLPHLVYYNRQPIKVSTLKDGAERSVRLGMNSHQFDRGLRSDRKTTRKTSQGGVGSRRSVATSTHVRRTVDSPKVSRGKQAHLPPSRTKAPTPTHTRQHFEAPTKVSNATPELSMRKSRSEGNFGAL
- the LOC114168625 gene encoding uncharacterized protein LOC114168625 isoform X2, which gives rise to MLKTYQDVAQSQRRKDSSNSPSAYSPLLKEQVDQKIDVTGSHISNWDSVERSCRSEDMSSKFSFENDSQVNQTRPLMKKSQSLQSVLDQGIRDGDEDLGLSCDDGKSPMESTMSTSKKYHNGNPIDQCGSNPNVASSGFANDASLFSIGDPTPSDKDAREISDTPLSCEYVGDIPDQTSVPGSVSLRKSHSSPNIRASILSAEKDAFRRALSRSCDDLHALSMRQKEEFINDFDDQIRGDQERENDMGKTEDGHMDNLFDDGFDSYLITGSAKDWVMPLTYDTIDSKTLQGDSSVEFPNKDFKIKRIEDWVIGLQHCGPPGEETNEELPEVVEPLDDVNAVNGVTAAIVDHKASPGMDAAKRYISSLGPNATTAQLANHGLVVIPFLSAFVSLKVLNLSGNAIVRITAGALPRGLHALNLSRNKISTIEGLRELTRLRVLDLSYNRILRIGHGLASCPSLKELYLAGNKISEVEGLHRLLKLSILDLRFNKISTAKCLGQLAANYNSLQAINLDGNPAQKNVGDEQMKKYLQGLLPHLVYYNRQPIKVSTLKDGAERSVRLGMNSHQFDRGLRSDRKTTRKTSQGGVGSRRSVATSTHVRRTVDSPKVSRGKQAHLPPSRTKAPTPTHTRQHFEAPTKVSNATPELSMRKSRSEGNFGAL